The following nucleotide sequence is from Cydia pomonella isolate Wapato2018A chromosome 6, ilCydPomo1, whole genome shotgun sequence.
TCACCATCCATGAGCAGACCAAGGTTTTTTGCGCAGGATACTTGCGGTACAGCCTCTATATATCTCTGGTGTTTGCTTAATGATATTGTTTCTTTgccatttacttacttacttacatttatAAACGATTCTGTTCTATTCTAATTCCTCTATGTTTCATTTGCAGTACTGTGATAAAACAGCAGCGTGGTCCAAAATTGAAGCTAATATTTTCTGTCACAAAGCTGTCATCTGATACTAATGATATTGAGACAGAGTCTATTACATGTCATGAGAATTTGGCTCTGGTGAAAATGTCATTTAAGAGTTCTAGTTCAGGTCTCCAAATAAATATGAAGATAAAGAGAGACGAACAAGCAAACCATTTACTTCCTGTGAAGATAATTTGTAAAGAAAAGGAAGGAGAGTTTTATTGTTCTGATGAATGGTTAGATATTCCAATTACATCCAAATCGGCTGATTCTTATATTGTACATGAGAATCAGCCGACATATGCTGGAGGTTTTAGGGCATATGCAGTGTTGACATTCGTGTTTGAGGTCAATATTAAAGTAACATCAATACCCATAACGGCCACAACACCTGTGGCCTCATTAGTGACCAATCAACTTTTCGAGGATGAGGAGTTTCCGGATTTTCAACTGCAAGGAACAGATGGCAATGTGCCTGTTCACAAATCCATCCTGCTAATTCACAGCGATATGGTTAAGACAATGCTACGAGGTGGAAAATGGGAGGAAAGCAAAAATAGCTGCATGAAAATAAATGGAGCTAATGTGGAGACCCTTAATCACCTGAAAGCCTACATGTACTTAGGGATTCTGCCCGAGGAGGGCCTAGAATCCTTACTGCTGATCGCTTCATGCTACCTGATGGAACAACTGAGGACTGATTGCATTGCAAAGGTGGTTAATACAGTGAAACCCGGCGATATTGAATGCCTTGTTAAATTTGCATGTGAAAACAATATGCCCGATCTAGTTATTGCCGTTACTACAAATCTAAGATAATATCGTAGAAAATGATTATCAGTTAGAAATTGGGACTCAGTTATCAAAATATAACCGATAAATAAGTTTCTTGTTAAAACTGTGATTAATTACTAAGTGTGGGTAAGGTGTAAATCATTTTATTACCCGAGTTAGGCAAAGGTCTCAGTTTCAGTTTGAGCAGAAGTTTGCGGTAACTTTGGTggtttataataaacttaataaaatatactttctTAGTACTAGTAGTATCTATCTACAGtatctacttttaattttatatgaagAACATAAGGTTCCTAAACTCCATCCGTGTCTTATAGAACCGTGCTTCTGAAAAAGTCAGCTGCAACTCCATGGAATGGATACTACCATACTGCCCGTCTGTACATATAAGCATGGACCAATGAAACAAGAAGTCAAAATCGCCAAATTCTCCAATATTTAGGAATTTGTCAAATGGCGTCACTATATAACACAGCAGATCTCAGTTCCTGCAGCCCCAAGGGGGTTTAACGCTCAGAACTCTGGTTCCGGGTTCGGGTTTCTCAGCACCATTGAATGGAAGTTGGGTTACTTTGAAGCAGTTTCATCCATTTTGTTCGACGCTCAGACTTCTGGACGATAACATATAACATTTCCTTTCAATAGATGACGCTTGATATTAGAGAAGCGCGATTTTGTGTCGAGATTGTCAGTCTTCTTTTCTTAGTTCTTGTGTTATGGGCCCATAATAATTATAAGGGTGAATCAacctttaaatgtttgttcCTCGTTGCCATGATTAGATTTCTCTGGGTCACTCTTAAAACGCGGGGTTTATggtatttaattaacaaaacgtAAATGTTTATGGATTACCCTTTCCATAATGGGATAACTCGTATTACTttgaccaaagagaatttgaaattaaagaaataattgATCGACCCATAAGGTACCTTATGCCTCAGTCCTTCTTTGCTTTCTGCAGCCAAAATTTCTTCAGAAACAGCAAGCTGGACAGCCAAGAAGCCACTCAGGAGGTGTCTGTTGTGCGGAAGAGTTCTTGTCACTGTTGAGTTCACTTCAGCCAAGTACGCTAGTTCTGTGGAGCGTATGCTGAACTTCCAAGTATTGTGCTCCTAAGAcaaaaatactttgttttacGTGACCAACGGCGTTTTAGCGATTAGAGTCACAAGAACCGGCCGAAAAGCCCCCATAGagtattttaataagtttttggtaaaaaaatcatttttggtacaagcttttatcgctgattgtactttttttccacaggcaactaatactcatcgagccaatccTAAAaacgttgcgttgttttatcacagagttcccatggccaccttctgtctccatcatcagatcagctccatggtaccataatattgcattttcacccgacttacatatgtatgcaaattttcagcgtcatcggaaaccgggaagtggatctttaacttgcaagagttgattacagaccgactgACAACGGGACAAACGGGAcaagtgaaactaaataaaagcttgtaaaaagacaTGCTGAAGTAACACAGACAcacagactttaattgttgagccatttagggtttacttaaCATTGAACATTTCATACCATTACTatttccaaccaaattagcttgaaccctaaatgaaTCAATAATTAAAGTGTATGACCGCACGTTGGTGGCTAGGTTTTTGTGACCCGTATAGCAAAGGCTATCAAGATAgataaaatactctttattggcacgcCTCAGagaaaagatacaagaaaataaacaattcatTCAATGTTAGACAATAGGCGGTCTATAATGCGGTAGGATTATAGTGCTCCTTCCTGTGTGTAGctgtaaaatatataccaaCTCAATTTATAAGAATTTGCTCTTATAAATCAAAAGGCGCTGCTATCTTACGACATCAACTTACAAAATAACTAACGAAAGCTGTCGTGggatttctataaaaatactgATGAGTGCAAAACTCCGCTTAACTTCTGTTTATAAAGTTCCAAGTTAGGTACCTTTTCTTTCCAAACGACCCAAATAATGTGATGTTTCAACACCTGGCCTTTGGATTTTTCATACAACTTTTCATTTAGCTCTTGTTCAGTGGAACCAGTCAAAAAATCTGAAATCAAAACAGTTTTTCCTTTCAAACATGTATAGGATACACTGCTGAATTGTTTCGAACAGGCAAACCGGTGGGAATCGACTAGAGATGGCCTCCACTGTTACACAATTTTATTATCGTTAATATAATCATAAGAGCATGTACACATTATTTTTCACttatcatgctctgaaagtgagtCGTTGTAGTTCTAAAATGTGTGCAGATAATGATACTTTTCTggtctagagcactgtactgtCTTAGtacgtttcagttttattttacgATAACTAGGTACGATAAGCTATTGAAAATTTGGTTTTCAATGGATTTGTTGTCCAATTTTCATTTTGATAAtttactgcttaccatcaggcgagccgtatccttgtttgccaccgacgtggtataaaaaaactccccattccataaataacgatatttttactttttttaatactacgtctgtggcaaataagcatacggcccgtctgatggtaagcagtctccgtagcctatgaacgcctgcaactccagaggagttacatgcgcaccctcattgagctctggcaaccgtactcaattatttattattaattaaaagtaccctcaagaaatactactgtaTGTTTACTTTCCtcatattcgaaatgaaaagtagagcgCCAAACTActtcgacagaaatgggtggttttcgtcccttggttaacaatctactattcccCTTACCCGCCCCAGAACTGACCGGGCACGTCCATTTTGGATCTATagactggatctatcgagaatgaaggtaCAAAATTCCACCATTATAACCCTAGTTTAAGAATGAGTATAGAAGACTAGTAGTGTTATGTAAAATTCTTACCTTTATTAAGATTCTCAGCCACTTTGTCCATGATAGCTTTGTAGGGACCCGTGTCGGGTGCATAGCCGAGCTgcatcaaaaacaaaacaaaatcaaaacgtgAAGTACAGTggtgttcataaatatatatacttttcTTCACCTTTAATCCTTCGCAataggtaaaaaaatgtatacatatttaagaaCTGGACTGCAGACAGCACATACGACGAGTAGagaggatttaaatcttctcaggtcagaggtgttgggttagagccggcgtagctttatttgacgttcataacataagcgcattgtaatatgcctacttgaataataaacaatttttatctttatctttaaaagcattaaaaaatgaaattacttattcgacaaaaaaatgtgaaattttcGATGTCGAGAGGTCGACCAGACCAGTAGCAATCGGCGTAGAGCCGCCAGCCAGCTTAGAGTTCCTTTGTCTGTGGGGTATATGTATTTCAAGTTGTTTGTCTTTCAACATTGTGAGTTGCGCCCGCCTTGGGGGTTACTAAGCCTATATGGGGAGCGCGGGGGTAAAAGGTTTAGCCACATGTTAACGACGCAGCGCTGTCACGGTGAAACGCCGTAAACCTTCGTGAGGATTTTCTAATTTGCAGTACAAAGTCAACATCGCCATCGCGACTGCATCCAGCACTGAGTGTCTATCGGTGTTGCGCGTTGTCATGACATCGCTGTACGTGAGCGAGACACGGAGCTTCGCCTGTAGGCCTAGCATAAATGCGCCGCGACAGTATCTCTATAGACTATCCGTGCCTACttaattaatacagttaaaataagtttttggcgaaaaattgatttttgggacaagcttttgtcgctgactgtctTACCAcgggtaactaatactcatagagacaactctaaaaatcccaaacacaattaggttgcgttgtttcatcaaaGACTTCTTATCTCCTGttaccatcatcagatcagctcgacggTACCATAATACTGCATTGTTATTCAACTTACATAtgaatgcaaattttcagcttaatcgaAAATCAGCAAGTGGATCAAAttaagcttccaagatttgacactaacaaaataacatacatacttagtacggtcgccaaatctcaaaagccctctagaaacacgatttaattgactcggctcggccttacccacaaccggtatcaatgtgttcggacagttctcctgatcaccgtacatgcggtagtaaagcggaaaaatggtggaggggatagtaatgacgtcacaaagatggcggccggacctattctttttggcggtgtatctcgaaaaccacttaaccgattttaatcatcgaggtgtcaaataatagcttatattatggagattatttccttttctacaaacatttacgtgaaacctataggaaaaaaaataatcacaaaaaacagtttttttataaaattattattttttattttgtaaaaatctccgtaaatattagcatttcgcaaattttgtttaatataaaacatattgcttcattatcaaggaatataatgagccttaaaacatacagatcgagtaataaacaatgaagctacactcatttatttgcgcatgggtaacgataactggcttttaccggtcgaaactgtggtgactgttacgatacgtattgaatggaatttatagagtatcggttttaattactgaaattataattaaaattataaaaaccagacacaataatgttaccttacttcgacgtttagtctcttttttcgtcttaatcataggtaggtacatatttctttttacttaaaaattttatacagggtgaacttttaaccaccagtcatactctgcgcagcgactttataggtcatacttaacaacttttactattagtagtccccaagccgctccgaggccagatttaattgactcagctcggccttacccacaaccggtatcaatgtgttcgggcgtttctcctgatcaccgtacatgcggtagtaaagcggaaaaatggtgggaggggatagtaatgacgtcacaaagatggcgtccggacctattctttttggcggtgtatctcgaaaaccacttaaccgattgtattcatcgaggtgtcaactaatagcttatattatggagattatttcctttttacaaacatttacgtgaaacctataggaaaataataatcacaaaaatcatttttttttaatcatttggttggtaggtttgtcttatgttttaaagcagtaaaatctttcaagtcgaaacacagtataaatatacattttgttgtctaatctaaaagtatgatgttcattgtttaagactgattagtgattactgaattaataacatgctatttgttatttttgttttattttttaaatcaggtattaatttattcactatgtatcactatacaggcaaaatgtgtatcatagttggtctgtaagtacttactacttgtgtcgaatataggtataagatgaaattttaaccaccagccatactctgcgcagtgactttacaggtcatactgaacaacttttattatgggaccaatgccgaatcacgcaagaaaatttggatctggaatgacacccactggctgtgccctaccacacaaagcgagatgatattcacaatgcccatacctctcttttggacgtagtttaaggacgtacccgggtccatgacgcatgctcgccacaccgctgcttaaaataagctgacgcaccgtaaattgaactgcgtaaaaatcgcaaaaaatattacacggagatcttatggcagacaccgtaccggtgacgtaaaagacgcaactgttttgcgaacaaaaaagattcgcgtgaagcacgtcactgcgattccgtaccgtcaccgttttttaaa
It contains:
- the LOC133518724 gene encoding uncharacterized protein LOC133518724 — translated: MLHLVIHFICEVLKITFPMSNATKKYTVIKQQRGPKLKLIFSVTKLSSDTNDIETESITCHENLALVKMSFKSSSSGLQINMKIKRDEQANHLLPVKIICKEKEGEFYCSDEWLDIPITSKSADSYIVHENQPTYAGGFRAYAVLTFVFEVNIKVTSIPITATTPVASLVTNQLFEDEEFPDFQLQGTDGNVPVHKSILLIHSDMVKTMLRGGKWEESKNSCMKINGANVETLNHLKAYMYLGILPEEGLESLLLIASCYLMEQLRTDCIAKVVNTVKPGDIECLVKFACENNMPDLVIAVTTNLR